CGAGTATTATGAGAGGACACGTAAGCGACTTCGTCCGCGCTCGGCTCCATATAAAGCTTGGCGCTGTTTACGGCAAAGGCCGCATCGGTAAACGCTCCAGCAATCAAGTAAAGCTTCGTTTCGTAGTCTACAAAGTCTCCAGCGGCGAAAATCCCGGGTATATTCGTAGCCAACTTGTTGTTGACTTTGACGTTCCGTTCGCCCATGTCCAACCCCCATTCACGGATTGCTCCGAAATCCACCTTCAATCCGTGGTTGACAATAACTGTATCCACGCTGAACTGCTCTGTTTCCCCAGTCTCCACATGGCTAATCGTCACCTGCTCAATCGTCTTGCCATCTTTGCTGTGCAATTGGGTGACTGCATAAGGCGTTCTAAGGTTGACAGAGGATTGTTTCATGCGTACAACGTTTTTCTCGTGTCCACCAAATTGATCGCGACGATGTACAATTGTAACGCTGGCAGCCAGAGGCTCCAGCTCATTCGCCCAATCCACCGCCGAGTCACCGCCGCCAGATATCAGGACATGCTTACCGCGAAACGGCTCAAGTTCCTGCACCGTATAATGTAAATTGGTCACCTCATAACGATCTGCTCCTTCAATGTCCAGCTTCGCCATCTTCAGAATACCGTAGCCGATGGTGAGAATGACAGTTTTTGTCCAATGCTGTTCCCCCGATTCTGCCGTAAGCAGAAAGGTTCCATCCTCTAACCGCTCAAAGTTCACAATCTGCTGTCCAAATATAATCGTCGGATCAAAAGTACGCGCTTGTTGCGCCAACTGAGTAATTAATTGCTCACACAGGATCGGCGTCACGCCGCCGACATCCCATATCATTTTCTCTGGGTAGATTAGCATTCTTCCCCCAAGCTCCTCCTTAGCTTCAATTAACTTGGTCTTCAAATCACGCATGCCGCTGTAGAATGCAGCATACATCCCCGCTGGCCCGCCGCCAACTATCGTTATATCATATAACTCCAATGATTTCGTCATGATACGTTCCTCCAGTATGTAGTTTCTAATTTGTCTTGATGTAAGAGTCCCCACGCTTTATGCTCAAAAAATGACTATTCCGCTGGATCGGCTACGACCGTAGGAATAGCCATTTGCTACTGTTACTCTGCCATAATTTCCGGGAACTTAACTAGCAATTTATCACTGGTGTTGGCATCATCATAGTTCCATTTGGTCTCCACAAAATGAATTTTATTATTCTTCACCTGTGGTAATCCACTCCAGAGAGGTTTCTTCAACAAATCATTAAAAGTGTTCTTCGCATCTTTATTCGAAGGATAAAGTACAAACAGATGGTCTCCGACCAGTTGATCATGCATTACTTCCTCAGTAATCTCAATATAAGGACCATTATTCGGTTGCAATGCCTCAACGGTAGGAGACATTTTGAAACCAAGTGGCTGATACAGTAAATCCGCTATTCCGCCAGTCTTCATAATATACATGGCCTTATTCCAATAGTAGATTAATATAACCGCTGTTTCGCCTTCCTTCACTTTCCCTTGCTCCCGCAACTGCTGCCACATGGCTTCGGCTTTATGGTCATATTCCGCCAACCATCGCTCTGCTTCAGCCTTTTTCCCGACGATATCTGCTACAATCGGAAATCTTTCCTTCAATGGTAACATCCCATCAAATACAACGGTGGGGGAAATTTTAGATGCCTTATCGTATTCGTTATCCAATACATAACTTAGCAACGTTAGATCGGGTTGTAGGGCAAGTACCTTCTCGAAGTTGGTCGGATATCCTATATCTTCAGCGGGATTCTTCTCCTGGTATAAATCT
The nucleotide sequence above comes from Paenibacillus sp. IHBB 10380. Encoded proteins:
- a CDS encoding NAD(P)/FAD-dependent oxidoreductase; the protein is MTKSLELYDITIVGGGPAGMYAAFYSGMRDLKTKLIEAKEELGGRMLIYPEKMIWDVGGVTPILCEQLITQLAQQARTFDPTIIFGQQIVNFERLEDGTFLLTAESGEQHWTKTVILTIGYGILKMAKLDIEGADRYEVTNLHYTVQELEPFRGKHVLISGGGDSAVDWANELEPLAASVTIVHRRDQFGGHEKNVVRMKQSSVNLRTPYAVTQLHSKDGKTIEQVTISHVETGETEQFSVDTVIVNHGLKVDFGAIREWGLDMGERNVKVNNKLATNIPGIFAAGDFVDYETKLYLIAGAFTDAAFAVNSAKLYMEPSADEVAYVSSHNTRFKEKNIALGVREEDA